TGATGTACCTCCTTCAACAAAAGTTCTTTTTCCTTCAAGGTTTCCGTCATGATCTCCTCGGCGGCTTTCACCTGACTGAAATCGTTGATAAAACCTTCGAGAGCCACGATTTCTCCGTTTTCGCCTTTTACCGCGGAGCCTTGTTCCCAAAACCATCGGATTTCTCCGTTGCGATGATGGATTCTATAAATCAATCGATAAGCCTTATTCGCGTTGATCGCTTCGACAACGTCGTCGTAGACTTTCTGAGCGTCTTCCGGATGGATGATGCTTCCGAACGACACCGTCCGATTGTAAACGAAATCGGAGGGAGAATACCCCGTCAGTTCGAAGCAGCCTTCGCTCATGAACTCCATGGTCCAGTCCATATCCACTTGGCATCGATACGCGATTCCTGGAAGATTTTTCATTAAGGTGGAAAGTTGGCGTTCCCGTTCTTTAAGCGTTCCCTCCGCTTTTTTGAACGGGGTGATGTCGGTGCTCATGGCCAGAGCGCCTTCGTAATTCCCGTGGATATCGAATATGGGACTGCTGGACATGAGGAGCCATACCGACTCTCCCATTTTGTTCTTAAAATGGAATTCGTGGATTTCGCTGATTCCTAGTTTTCGATCCTTAAGTCGCCTGTCCAACAGGGATCGATTTTCGGGAGCGACAAAGTCGTACAAGGATTTTCCCAAGAAATTGCGCTGAGGGATTTCCAGGAATTCGCACATTTTTTGATTCACAAAGGAGGTATTGGCGTCCTTGTCGATCATCCAAATCCCTTCCTGTGTCGTCTCTATGATCTTTTTATAATTGTTCTGGGTCTGTAGAAGGGCCTCTTTGAGTTCCTCGAAAAAAGCCAGTAAGATCGCGATCGCGGAAGCCATTCGGAAAAAAGTTCCTAAGAGAAAGCCGAAATGTGCGAATTTGACGGAACTCCGGAGGAAGGGGTAGTTCAATACGTGGAATCCCCAGAGCAGGAAGATCCATCCCGCGATTTTCTTGCCTAGGTTATCATGACTGTTCCTCAGGAACACGTAGCCGGTATAGCCCATCGAGATCCCGACCAAAAAATAAATCGGGGATATGAATAGATCGCTCCTATCGTTGACGAGGTCCAGATAGATTGCCCAAGTTCCCACCGTAGCGAATATCCCGATCACGAATCCCGGGGTTTTACGTTTCAGGAAATTCATGCAACCGGCCAGTTGAAAACACGCCTGAAGAAAATCCACGGTCACGTTCGGATAATATCTATAGATCGTTTCCGCTTCCGTGATCCTGAGGATATTGCCTACATAAAAAAGAATGTGGAAGAACCAACAGATCGCCCAGAGCAAAAGCGCCCTTTGCTTTTCCTTATAATATAGATAAAGATAGATCGCGAATAAGAGGAATCCCGCCGGAAGAGAGGCTAGGATTGTCGGCAATAGCCAGGGATGCGACACGACTTAGTCTCCCGAATCGAAATTTTCCGAAAGAAAGGAAATTACATTTTGATTAGACGATATTCTTTTATGCAATATTGCCCGCTCTCATGTCTATGTTCCGAAATAAGAGTTGCGGAATACCCCAAAGACTCGGTTCTTTTCCGGTTCTTTGTCGGTAATTCGCAATTCGGTCCGATATAAACCAATGTATCAAATTCTTCCCAATTCCTCCAACGATATTTGTTATCGTTTCGGAATTTCCCTTTTTCCAGCGTTTTCAAACGCATTAAAAGATCGAACTCTGAGGCGAGGAGTCTTCCCGGAGTCTGGAAATTTTCCTCTTCGTGAAAAGCGTTGAAGGCGATGTATCGACCTTTCGGATCCAAAAATGCGGCAAAGTCTCTTGCGGGTTGAAAGGCTTTTTCTTCGAAACCTTTCAGACAAAAGGCATGAGCGGAGCCGTAAGAGTCTCGGAGAAGTCCGCCGGGGCGGAAAAATAACGAAATCCCCCATCCGAATGTAACGAGAGAAATCATTAGCGCGACGTATTTCGTTCTAGCCTCTTTTGCGTCGCGGATCGCACGAAAGAACCATAGGCTCAGAATCCAAATGAGGGCAGGCAAGGGATAGAACACGTGTCTCAATTGCTTGTTTCCCGTGCTCAGATCGATGACGATGTACTGCAAAAAAACCACGGCAGTCACCGCGAAAAGGGGATCGCGGAGGGCTCTCGGCCAGGACAATTTTTCCAATTTTTCTAATATGCCGTTCGATCCCTCGGTACGCTCGGCCGATTTCGTTCCGTCGGAAGTTCCCTTTTGTCGCTTTTTCCAGATTTCAGAATAAGACCAGTAAAGGATCCATGCAAGTGCGAGGACGAAAAACGTCCGGAAAATCCAGGGGTGGTCGAAGACGTGGCTGGCCGGAACCTTATCGCTCTGAGATTCGAAAAGGCTGAGTATAAAACTCCGCACGAATTTGTTCACGATCATCTGGGCGTTCACCAGGCTCATGACCCGATCCAGGTTCGCGAACAGCCAGACGAAGCAGGGGAAAATCGCGTAAATATAAAGAATTCTTAATGAAGGAGGGGCGACCGTTTTTACAGTCTTTCTGTTGGCGAATAGGAAATAATTGAAATCCAGGAACAGGATTACTGTCAGAAAATATAAGATCTTCTTGAAGTTCTTTTGGTCTAGATTCCAATCCGTGACCACTCTTAAAAGGGGAAGGGAAAAAACCATTCCCACGACTAGGATCAAAAAAACGAGTCTGAATCCCTTGTAATGCGTCCGGATCGAAAAGCGTAGAAATCCGACAAGCTCCGGAAAACGGGACAAGGCTTCGTATGCGAACAAGGAAATGAAAAGAAGAAGTCCGTACGGGTATTTGGTAAAAAAAAGCGCCAACAAGGAAACGGAGATTCCGATCCGAACCGATGTATTTTGCGGATCCAACTCGGAACCTGCAGGCAGGTCCTGTACGGAATCGTAAAGTCTGTACAGAGAAAAATACACCCAGAGCAGAACGAACATCCCTTGGGTTTCCAACATGGAAGAGAGACTATAGGCCGGGGTCTCCGTTGTATGTAGGGTCATCGCCAGAACGAAGGCGGAAGCGATTCCTGAAAATAAGAGAGAGCCAGTGACCCGAAAGCTGATAAAGACGAGTGTCGGAAAGCAGAGAGCGTAAAATACCAGCCCTAAAAAAGAATCCTTCCAAGTGATCGGCCAATCTCCCGGTCCCCAAAGTAAAAATAAGGAGAGGATGGAACGCAAAGGGGGCCAAGTGGAGGCCTCCAGGAAAGGAAAAAATCCCCTCCAGTACCTGCCGTCCCGGAAGTCCTGGTACTGGTCCAGCAATTGACTCAATCTGATATTTTCGTCCCAAGTGAGGAGGTCCTTCATCGGACAAAGATCTAGGAAAAAGGTCCAATGTTTCCAGACCATTGTTCCCGTTAGGATAAGAGCCGCAGATATCGCGAACGCTCCTAGGACTCTATCCGCGAGACGATTCATTCTTCCTCCGTGCGTTTTCACGATCAACGCGGGAGTGTTTCCTTTGCTCTAGCGTTTCGACGGAGTAGATCTTTTCGATCACATAGAGTGGGCGGTTTTTGGTCTGGTCATTGACGCGACTCAGGTATTCTCCGATCATTCCCAAGGCTAATAGCTGGACTCCTCCCAGCAGCAGGACTACGACCATGA
This genomic interval from Leptospira fletcheri contains the following:
- a CDS encoding PAS domain-containing protein is translated as MSHPWLLPTILASLPAGFLLFAIYLYLYYKEKQRALLLWAICWFFHILFYVGNILRITEAETIYRYYPNVTVDFLQACFQLAGCMNFLKRKTPGFVIGIFATVGTWAIYLDLVNDRSDLFISPIYFLVGISMGYTGYVFLRNSHDNLGKKIAGWIFLLWGFHVLNYPFLRSSVKFAHFGFLLGTFFRMASAIAILLAFFEELKEALLQTQNNYKKIIETTQEGIWMIDKDANTSFVNQKMCEFLEIPQRNFLGKSLYDFVAPENRSLLDRRLKDRKLGISEIHEFHFKNKMGESVWLLMSSSPIFDIHGNYEGALAMSTDITPFKKAEGTLKERERQLSTLMKNLPGIAYRCQVDMDWTMEFMSEGCFELTGYSPSDFVYNRTVSFGSIIHPEDAQKVYDDVVEAINANKAYRLIYRIHHRNGEIRWFWEQGSAVKGENGEIVALEGFINDFSQVKAAEEIMTETLKEKELLLKEVHHRVKNYLQVLSSLLSLQLDKSENLEPKSVLLESQNRIQSMAYVHESLYGRMSVSDEFFPEYVSKLVESLLRSYGFDHNDIGIDLRCESIPVKQNAFIPIGLILNELVTNTLKHAFADRSSSEPKRLGISFYREDSWIHLEVSDNGGGKENRKDALDTMGLELVDLLAKQLKGTVTDIPCPKGTATRVRFPMLS